One genomic segment of Helicobacter kayseriensis includes these proteins:
- the lpxD gene encoding UDP-3-O-(3-hydroxymyristoyl)glucosamine N-acyltransferase, with the protein MRLFEILKYLGIDSQGFSDFEVRGLSQLQEAQECDLVYIDQDKYLDGLKDSKAGAVLVAQKNASHIPSTMQKIIVPNPHLAFAYLSSFFAYENFSFQGEDPKIGEGAIVMDGAYVGKDVEIGERSVIMAGAVIGDGAKIGKDCKIYPNAVIYAHTEIGDRVYIHAGSVIGGDGFGYAHTQEGKHIKIFHNGKVIIEDDVEIGANCTIDRAVFGETRIKQGSKIDNLVQIGHNCVIGEHTILVSQVGLAGSTTTGRNVVMGGQAGTGGHIHIGDFVQIAGRGAVGKNLPPHTKWGGHPLMELDEWMKFYVSLRRMLKKNNKTQ; encoded by the coding sequence ATGAGATTATTTGAAATTTTGAAGTATTTAGGGATAGATTCTCAAGGATTTTCTGATTTTGAAGTGAGGGGATTGAGTCAGCTTCAAGAAGCTCAAGAGTGCGATCTAGTCTATATCGATCAAGACAAATATCTTGATGGATTGAAAGATTCAAAAGCTGGAGCTGTTTTGGTTGCGCAAAAAAATGCCTCACATATTCCTTCCACGATGCAAAAGATTATCGTCCCAAACCCCCATCTAGCATTTGCCTATCTTTCCAGTTTCTTTGCTTATGAAAATTTTTCCTTCCAAGGGGAAGATCCCAAAATCGGGGAAGGAGCGATTGTGATGGATGGGGCGTATGTCGGCAAAGATGTGGAGATCGGAGAGAGAAGCGTGATTATGGCAGGAGCAGTGATTGGCGATGGAGCCAAAATCGGAAAAGATTGCAAAATCTATCCCAATGCAGTGATTTATGCGCACACAGAGATTGGGGATCGTGTCTATATCCATGCAGGGAGCGTGATAGGGGGCGATGGTTTTGGCTATGCTCATACACAAGAGGGCAAGCATATCAAAATCTTCCACAATGGCAAGGTGATCATTGAAGATGATGTTGAGATTGGTGCAAATTGCACGATTGATCGTGCAGTGTTTGGCGAGACGCGAATCAAGCAGGGAAGCAAAATTGATAATCTTGTGCAGATCGGCCATAATTGCGTGATCGGAGAGCATACGATCTTGGTTTCTCAAGTGGGGCTTGCTGGATCTACCACAACAGGACGCAATGTCGTGATGGGAGGACAGGCAGGGACTGGAGGGCATATCCATATCGGAGATTTTGTTCAAATCGCAGGGAGGGGAGCAGTCGGGAAAAACCTCCCTCCTCATACCAAATGGGGTGGCCATCCTCTAATGGAGCTAGATGAATGGATGAAGTTTT